In the genome of Synechococcus sp. CB0101, the window AGGCGGCGCTGGTTGGTGGACAGGCTCAGCTGCCCCTTGGCCTGGCGCTTGGGCTGCTCCTGCATCGCTTCGATGCGCTGGATGCGCGCTTTCTGCTTGGTGCTGCGGGCCTTGGGGCCGCGCTTGAGCCACTCCAGCTCCCGCCGCAACACGCTGCGCAACTTGGCTTCGCTGGCCGCTTCGGCAGCGTCTTCCTCGGCTTTGCGGGCCAGGTAATAGGCGTAGTTGCCGCTGTAGCTCCTGGCTTCGCCGCGATCCACCTCCACGATGCGGCTGGTGACCTGATCGAGCACGTAGCGGTCGTGGGTGATCAGCACCAGGGCGCCGCGGAAGCGCTGCAGGTAGCCCTGCAGCCACTGGATGCAGTCGGCATCGAGGTGGTTGGTGGGCTCATCGAGTAGCAGCACATCCGGGTCGGCCACCAGGGCTGCCGCCAGGGCCAGGCGTTTGCGGTAACCGCCGGAAAGATCACCCACGCGGCGCTGGGTGTCGCCGATGCCCAGGCGCTGCAGCACCTCCCGGATCTGTTGCTCCAGATCCCAGGCCTGGCTCTGGTCCATCCGGGCGTTGAGTTCGCCGAGTTCGGAGAGCAGGGCGGTGTCGTCGTTGCCGGCGCTATGGGCGTGGGCGAGGGCATCGCTCACCTCGGTGTAGCGCCGCAGCAGCTGCATCTTTTCGCCGCTTTCGGCGAACACCTGCTCGAGCACGGTGCGCTCCGGATCCATCTCGGGCTCTTGGCTCACCAGCACGATTCGGGCCTGGGGCAGCACCCGCCGCTCGCCGGCGCCCGGGGGCTCCAGCCCCGCCAGCACCCGCATCAGGGTGGATTTGCCCGCGCCGTTGGGGCCGATCAGCCCGAGCCGCTCCCGCTCGCTCACGTGCAGGCTCAGGCCTTCAAACAGGGTGCGGATGCCGAAATCCTTGCGGACATCCACCAGGCTGATCAGGCTCAAGATCCGGTTTGCTGCCGCTGAGCTTCCAGATAAGCAAACACACTCTTATCGCCGCTTCCGCTGAGGTCGCTTCTGCCAGAACAGGAGTCAGGCAGTGGTCTTTGGGATTATCCAGAATTCAAGTCAACCGATGCTTTAAAGGGGTTGACAAATTAATAACTGTAACCCTCAAAACCAGCTTAGAGACTGGGTTCTGAGAGAATGGACTGCAATCACGAACCTATCAATCGTATTGAGAAAACCGCCGTCGCTACGCAATAATAATGGAGTAATCCAGGTACGAGTGCGGATCGACGGAGTAGATCGCTTCATTAATCGCTTGGGTCGATATAGCGATCCTGTTGCAATTGCAAGAGCGCGAACGCTTAGTGCTCAAATATGGGAAGATTATTGTTTGGGAAAACTGGATTATACCCTTGATTCTTATCGCCCTGTACCTCAGGATTCTGCCGATCAATCGCTAGTTGCAGGACTGACCGAACTCCTGCGTGTCAATGGTCAAGGGAGGCGCATTGCATCAAGTACTTGTTACCGTCTTTAGTTGACGCTTGGTAACACTCCCTCTTCTGTCCAGGGTTTGGGTTCTGGTCTGTCTGCTGCACGCTCCAGGGCCTGCTGCACCCTGGCCACGCGCCAATCCCTGATTCGCCGCTGCAGCGTGCGTTTGTGTTGGGGGCCATAGCGCTCAGGGGCCAAGGCGATCAGCCTCTCCAGTAGCTCCTGGCTGCCCACATCCGGCTCTGCCTCCAACCACTGGGGGATGAGGGCTGCATGAACCTCAAAGGGATCCACACGGCTGCGGCGGCCTTGCCGCGGTTTGGGCTTTTTCTGCATTGGTCTGCTCTGGCGCCACAGCGCCTGTAAGCCCTGCAGAAAGCGCTCCAGCTCTCGTTTTTCTTCTTCTGGGGATTTCCAGGCAAGCGGATCACCCGCCATGGCGTTGGCGTGCTGGCCGCTGATCAACAGCGCTAACCGGCTCTGGCAGCTGCGCATCGTGGCTAGTAGCGCCACAGGGTCACACCGTTGTCTCAACTCCCTGAGGTCAGCGGCTTCCTGCTCGCCCAGCACACCGGTACGCAGTAGCTGCTGCAGCGGTGTCCGCGGCGGGTGGTGCAGCCGCTTGATCCGGCCTCCCTCCCGCACGCTGCTCTTGAGCTTGAACGACGGCTGAAACAGGTTCGTGAACAGCCGCAGTGCCGCGTACAGCTCAGCTAGCACCTGAGCGGCCTCCAGGCCCACCAAGCGCTCGTAGCCCACCACACGGCGGATCAGCACCCCGTTCTTCTGCTCCACCCAGGCCTGATCGTTGCTCTGGTAGGCGCGTGAGCGGGTGAGCTCGATCCCTTGCTCCGGTGCATCACACCACTGCTCCATCAGCGCATTCATGAACGCTGGATCGTTGTCGGCATCGATTCCACGCAACGGGAAGGGAAGTTGCTGCCGCAGTCGCTGGATAGCGGCCAACACCGAGGCCCCATCGCGCGTGATCACCGGCAGG includes:
- a CDS encoding transposase family protein, producing MAISAASERYRSLSRAWKQRLLDELEALSGYHRKSLLRRLNQRTDQQQSSRRGQHRRRYGPEVVEALVPLWEASDRLCGKRLHALLPQLVESLEHHGHLQLEQSVRARVLMMSSATIDRLLAPVRQSSGGNGWRRPPRAHSGVRRRVQVRTFKGWDDHKQPGWLEIDLVAHCGGRLEGRFIWTLVATDIATGWSESLPVITRDGASVLAAIQRLRQQLPFPLRGIDADNDPAFMNALMEQWCDAPEQGIELTRSRAYQSNDQAWVEQKNGVLIRRVVGYERLVGLEAAQVLAELYAALRLFTNLFQPSFKLKSSVREGGRIKRLHHPPRTPLQQLLRTGVLGEQEAADLRELRQRCDPVALLATMRSCQSRLALLISGQHANAMAGDPLAWKSPEEEKRELERFLQGLQALWRQSRPMQKKPKPRQGRRSRVDPFEVHAALIPQWLEAEPDVGSQELLERLIALAPERYGPQHKRTLQRRIRDWRVARVQQALERAADRPEPKPWTEEGVLPSVN